The Spiroplasma litorale nucleotide sequence ACATTATTGAGTTTTTTAAAAAATTTTCAAGTCTTAATCTCTTAAAAATATATTTTAATTGAGCTTCGGTAGCTCTAATATCTGTAATAACTCCATCAACCATTGGTTTGATAACTCTAATATTTTTGTTACCTTTTCCAATCATCTTGTAAGCTTCTTTTCCGATTGCTATTATTCTATTTTCTTTTATTTTATATGCAATAATAGAAGGTTCATTATAAACTACTCCTTGACCAGAAATATAAACTAATGTATTTGATGTTCCAAGATCAATTGATACAAAGTTTTGTTTTCGCGCTGTGCTTTTTACCACGATTTTTCTCCTTTATTTTTAATTATCAATTATGTTAATAAAATATAAAAAAAGGTTTAATTAAATTTTATTACCATAACTATTATAAATAAAAAAATGGTTTTATAACACTATATGTAGATTTTTTTAAAATATAAAAATCTTTTTACATAAAAAACCTAGCTTTGCTAGGTCTAAAACATTAGGAATTTTATTGATAAGAAATGCTAATATATTGAATATTAAAAATATTTATAGAAAAATGCATTTAAATTTACAACGTCCTTCCATTTACATTATAGTATTAAAGTTAATAATATAAATTTTATAATGCAAAATAAATTTCATTTTCACTAGTTTATGCATAATTTATCAAGAGAGACTTTATTTTTGTTTAATTCAAGTAATTTATAATATATAACTCTTAAATAATAAAGTTTTGAAAAATAACATTCATCAAGCGTTTTATTTACTGATTCATTCATTGGTAGTTTTAATACATGATCTTTATTTTTAATAATTGGATTAATTTCATCGTTTGTTATTGTTATTACATTAATGTTTTTTTCGTTTATTTTTTTTGCAATATTATTAATTTCTTTATTTTCAAATGAATAAGATATTAAAATTGCAATATCTTTATCTGAAATAATTTCAGTAAAAGAGTTTTGACAAGTTAAATCATTTGTATAAAATGTTTTTAAGTTTAATCTAATTACTCAATTAATAAATAAATGAATTAAAAATGAGTCATCCCCAACTCCAAAAATAAAAATATTTTTTGCATCATTAATTAATTTAACTATTTCCTCTATTTTATGTTTTGAAATACAAGCTGACCCACTAATTGAGTTAATGATGTTTTCAGTCATTAGACATTGCACTTCTTCATATGGAGCTTCATTTTGTAATTCCACCATTTTTTTATGTGTTTGTATTGTTCAATATAAACTTTTATAACCTGATAGACCTAGTTTTTTGCAAAATCTAGTGATTGTGGATGCACTAGTATTTGTAAGTTTTGATACATCAAAAATTGTGTAACTATCTAAATCTTCAAAGTTATTAACTATAAATTCTGCTATTATTTTAAAACTAATATTGTCTGAGTGTTTTGCTATTTGATTTATTTGATTTAAGATATTTTTTATCATTTTTTATTTCACTACTACTTTCCTTGTAAAATGAATTAACCAATAATATTAAATCTGAATCTATTTCAAGGTTTAATATTTTTCAAGAGTAGTAAGTCTTCTTTTGATATTTTCCCTATTTTATTAACTGTATCACCAAAATTTTTGTAGTTATCTTTTAAAACTATTAAAATCTCTTTCTGATAATGTTTATTATTTGAATTGATTATAAGAACATCTCCAAAATTGTATACATCATTTAAATTAGTAGGTTTTATATCATCTTTAAAAACTACTCTTGGTTGAGTGGAACGAATAAAAAACTCATTTGCATCTCCACGTCAAAAATGATTGTTAAAATTTATAATTTCTAATTCATAATTAGAAACGCTTTTTTCTAATATTAAGTCAAATTCAAAAACATTATCAAATTTAATTTCTTTAATGCTTTTGATTTCCTCGTCACTTAATGGTTGATTTCCAACATAAATTGATTCAAAAAGATTTGTAGATAAAGCCAATTTTATTTGGTTTTTAATTTTCAAATCTCTATAATTTTCACAACTCACCAATTTAGTGACGTCATATTTTTGAGGACCTTTTTTACCGAAGTCAGAACCAACAAAACAACTTACTTCAATATCGAGTTCTCTAAATTTTTTAGTAGATTTAATAAATAAATCTTCAGATAGACCGCTATGAAATAGCGGATAAAAATTGTGACAACCAAATAATCTATCTTTATTTGGCATAAAGTCACATATATTTGTAACAAAATGATCATTATTACTTGCGTTAATTTGAATATCCATACCTTGATAAGTAGTTTGAGCTACTTTACTTGCAACAAATGGTGCATCTAATCTAATGCAATCAATACCTTTGGTTTTAAAAAAAGCTAATTGATCATCAGTGATTTTATAGAGTTTTAATGCTAATTCATTAATGTCTACTACTGTATAATAACCTAGTTTTTTTGCATACATGATACTTTTTTCATAATATTCCAAAAGTTTCTTATCAGGGTTGTCTCCAAGTTGTAAAATTGAAAAAAATACTTTTCTAAATCCAGCTTCGTAGCATTTTTTTAGATAATTATTTGTTTCCTCTTCTGTAAAGTGTTCAGGATAAACAGAAATTCCTAAATGTCTTTTACGCATAAAAATAACCTTTCAAGTTGTAATTATTAAAATAAACCAACAAATTTATTGTAATATAAAAACAGCAAATTTTAACACTTATAATTAATTATTTTATTTATGTGAATCAATAAATTCTGTGAAAAAGTCTTTTAATTTTCAAGTGTACTTAAGTTTAATTATTACTTCTTCGTTATCATCTAAAAAAGATATTTGTAATTTTTTTCTTTTTACATCATTATCAACTTTTAATATATTATTTTTTGTTATTATATTATTTAAAGTA carries:
- a CDS encoding MurR/RpiR family transcriptional regulator: MIKNILNQINQIAKHSDNISFKIIAEFIVNNFEDLDSYTIFDVSKLTNTSASTITRFCKKLGLSGYKSLYWTIQTHKKMVELQNEAPYEEVQCLMTENIINSISGSACISKHKIEEIVKLINDAKNIFIFGVGDDSFLIHLFINWVIRLNLKTFYTNDLTCQNSFTEIISDKDIAILISYSFENKEINNIAKKINEKNINVITITNDEINPIIKNKDHVLKLPMNESVNKTLDECYFSKLYYLRVIYYKLLELNKNKVSLDKLCIN
- a CDS encoding MupG family TIM beta-alpha barrel fold protein, which gives rise to MRKRHLGISVYPEHFTEEETNNYLKKCYEAGFRKVFFSILQLGDNPDKKLLEYYEKSIMYAKKLGYYTVVDINELALKLYKITDDQLAFFKTKGIDCIRLDAPFVASKVAQTTYQGMDIQINASNNDHFVTNICDFMPNKDRLFGCHNFYPLFHSGLSEDLFIKSTKKFRELDIEVSCFVGSDFGKKGPQKYDVTKLVSCENYRDLKIKNQIKLALSTNLFESIYVGNQPLSDEEIKSIKEIKFDNVFEFDLILEKSVSNYELEIINFNNHFWRGDANEFFIRSTQPRVVFKDDIKPTNLNDVYNFGDVLIINSNNKHYQKEILIVLKDNYKNFGDTVNKIGKISKEDLLLLKNIKPWNRFRFNIIG